One window of the Dreissena polymorpha isolate Duluth1 chromosome 5, UMN_Dpol_1.0, whole genome shotgun sequence genome contains the following:
- the LOC127832142 gene encoding uncharacterized protein LOC127832142 yields MATFSQSIMEKGSDMVEEDPNKVFTLQGKSVKNVKISSDSFESNIIAILVLHDGHVLVADHINKKIKLLDQRYQVVSHCGVSAWQWDLCLITASEVAVTVSDTLTNTHEVQFLTVNNSLMVTGKKLQLPHECIGIAFHQGDLYITANTALYKYTLNGKLVSKIYEDKAHPYTVWKCAVSPTGDKLYITNNSQHKLLTLARDGSVLATFTDPALQAPRGVHVTPAGQVLVCGGQSEAILQVDGEGRKKLTTLATQADGVVEPQSVCYNRHTASIIVGLDENNSILVFKVQ; encoded by the exons ATGGCAACCTTTTCACAATCCATTATGGAGAAGGGATCTGACATGGTCGAAGAGGATCCAAACAAGGTATTCACCTTGCAGGGGAAGTctgtaaaaaatgtgaaaatatcaaGTGATTCATTTGAAAGCAATATCATAGCCATCTTAGTTCTCCATGATGGACATGTCCTGGTTGCAGACCACATTAATAAGAAAATCAAGCTTCTTGACCAGCGTTACCAGGTTGTGAGTCACTGTGGTGTGAGTGCCTGGCAATGGGACTTGTGTCTGATCACTGCCAGTGAGGTGGCTGTGACTGTGAGTGATACTCTTACAAAcacacatgaggtccagtttcTCACAGTCAACAACAGTCTGATGGTGACAGGAAAGAAGCTTCAGTTACCACATGAATGTATTGGTATTGCCTTTCACCAGGGAGACCTGTACATTACTGCTAATACTGCACTGTATAAGTACACACTGAATGGGAAACTTGTAAGCAAGATATATGAGGATAAAGCACACCCTTATACAG tatggaagtgtgctgtgagtcccacaggagacaagTTGTACATCACTAACAACTCCCAGCATAagctcctcaccctggccagggatgggtCAGTCCTAGCAACCTTCACTGACCCAGCACTACAAGCCCCACGTGGTGTACACGTgacacctgcaggccaggtgctggtctgtggaggcCAGTCGGAAGCTATCCTACAAGTGGACGGTGAGGGCAGAAAGAAGCTTACAACTCTTGCTACACAGGCGGATGGAGTGGTGGAACCAcagtcagtctgctacaacagacaCACTGCCTCAATCATTGTGGGACTTGATGAGAACAATAGCATCCTTGTGTTCAAAGTGCAATAG
- the LOC127831751 gene encoding uncharacterized protein LOC127831751 isoform X1 gives MTDPMAAVVGGIASAVVKTGAQIFGYGPKVCVSGHEHNSEKEAQACNDVQEKKKLYEVELLRETNRHQAAMQKEKMEAERIKAIEEQQIIKEKLRLEEKKLDLEAQKRKDELEAMREENRKQELQLEKEKLEAQKKKDEFETKRSKMCVIL, from the exons ATGACCGATCCCATGGCTGCGGTTGTAGGGGGTATAGCTAGTGCTGTTG TGAAAACGGGAGCACAGATATTTGGTTATGGTCCAAAGGTTTGCGTATCGGGACACGAACATAACAGTGAGAAAGAGGCACAAGCATGCAACGATGT GCAAGAGAAGAAAAAGTTATATGAAGTGGAATTGTTACG CGAAACAAATCGTCACCAAGCAGCAATGCAGAAAGAGAAGATGGAGGCCGAGCG aaTCAAAGCCATCGAAGAGCAACAAATTATAAAAGAGAAGTTAAG ATTGGAAGAGAAAAAGCTAGATCTTGAAGCACAGAAGAGAAAGGACGAACTTGAAGCAATGCG GGAAGAAAATCGTAAACAAGAATTACAGCTGGAAAAGGAGAAACTTGAAGCACAAAAGAAAAAGGACGAATTTGAAACAAAACG aTCCAAGATGTGCGTTATTCTGTAA
- the LOC127831751 gene encoding MAP7 domain-containing protein 2-like isoform X2: MTDPMAAVVGGIASAVVKTGAQIFGYGPKVCVSGHEHNSEKEAQACNDVETNRHQAAMQKEKMEAERIKAIEEQQIIKEKLRLEEKKLDLEAQKRKDELEAMREENRKQELQLEKEKLEAQKKKDEFETKRSKMCVIL, encoded by the exons ATGACCGATCCCATGGCTGCGGTTGTAGGGGGTATAGCTAGTGCTGTTG TGAAAACGGGAGCACAGATATTTGGTTATGGTCCAAAGGTTTGCGTATCGGGACACGAACATAACAGTGAGAAAGAGGCACAAGCATGCAACGATGT CGAAACAAATCGTCACCAAGCAGCAATGCAGAAAGAGAAGATGGAGGCCGAGCG aaTCAAAGCCATCGAAGAGCAACAAATTATAAAAGAGAAGTTAAG ATTGGAAGAGAAAAAGCTAGATCTTGAAGCACAGAAGAGAAAGGACGAACTTGAAGCAATGCG GGAAGAAAATCGTAAACAAGAATTACAGCTGGAAAAGGAGAAACTTGAAGCACAAAAGAAAAAGGACGAATTTGAAACAAAACG aTCCAAGATGTGCGTTATTCTGTAA